One window from the genome of Mugil cephalus isolate CIBA_MC_2020 chromosome 23, CIBA_Mcephalus_1.1, whole genome shotgun sequence encodes:
- the nbeal1 gene encoding neurobeachin-like protein 1 isoform X4: MASKERLYEVWMLYCTKRDPDYLKLWLEIFISSYERCLDVDFEKPPSRPEELPPVLTLLPDNILQVLRHQLLQCVQKASDGLEPEQQNLALLLLKFLIIICRNLSNVEEIGTCSYINHIITMTTLYIQQLKSKTKEKEMADQSQAEEFVRHALAFCESLYDPYRNWRHRTCGEQLGTVERSRQKYKAAPLTVEFVPFFYQCFQESEHLKESLKCCLLHLFGAIVAGDQRNALLAISPATMEVLMRVLADCSMGSCSSDEGEDWDSEAPDRKALLTLGCLREVVQRLLASSSDQRQVEIASVLENYFKLLNSDPAAVVAARQQQQQQAKGRVQTLGRHWETRFVALQVNMLDTIRDMFLCSDRPVLQAIFLNSNCFEHLTRLLQNSKVFQGRLDSLAVATIKALTTVMHKSPAAKEVFKERIGYNHLYEVLISLGQPSRHLLKELMNMAVEGEHSSVGLLGISNVEPLLLLVQWLPELESSELQLFTADWLRRLSCLNRQTRATCVNAAMVMQALAVLDRHERLHRACAESLLGLVGSLGSQSLSARELLGLLRLLRPPEPSQAHPHVGPALRALLAMVRKQGLECAMQYFDLSPSMAGIVVPTVQRWPGSAFSFLAWLSLDQDQLGPLSKDKRKQLYSFFTPGGTGFEAFISSAGVLVVAVCTKKEYVTVMLPDYCFCDSLWHSIGVVHVPGKRPFGQSLVYIYVDGQQKLSAPLKYPTMTEPFTSCCIGSAGHRTTTPPPSQIPDPPFSSATTPTTRSSLGGILSPQTWGGLLGGKPESVTKLISAGTQDSEWGSPTSLQGQLGSVMVFHEPLQQNHIKAICSAGPNCISPFKTQESELGDLSTKLLLHYSPKACRNPICLDLSPNMLHGRLTGNKVVNWDIKDMINCVGGLPVLFPILEQLALVTPDQQGSDPAAGSDFITPDVTTPADGDWVILPSNRASEARLEKNLVATFLLVLKHFLQRHPINQETLLHSHGVGTLGALLQKLPAGHADVSVLVAMQLLIEQVTYEKNQALLQQLHTHLLFNFNIWNKGDFPLRIGHIQYMSTVIKDNRKQFRKKYGVQFLLDTMRLYYGKNTSKEGDLSEDDIRTIRASLCGLIKYYISKGMSHEEMQSILGYIAAIGDEDQLCGVLELLLSLLQTCPTRDQLVLLLFEPAAADSSYALLLNNKHSDRLRELVFKLFERMLRCDRVYEKNKQRLRLREAGYAGLSLLFSELLITPTLIRCLLNQVLHTDHVVNYKDLMALVQITHRTGPNVRLIVCKRVYQLLQSQQEAAVQISRQQCWQDTLMRLYLRGDGALPLRNSDSISTCSLELSRTSVGSTNNRLELPLERRTRAGSSGRLDRLDDDRISIGDTRSVDSLDNGDVISLLDTPSSSASTEPPPPPPPQQQQHVKPWVVGKSGGLTLDLSHLQAYEGVDSGSQTPGSGPSTPSPLENSKPFPGSSGDRDATSSLAEDSFLFSDNISLGESFNNAERAEEELCNMLLEIILCVMWRGVEGSDDSAWLERGQVFSALTKLGTANELLLPVDQIKLSLMERMLEWAVSDNREASAATLPQHTENAVRLLHMVQDFLQAEGLVNPALWTEKVLEETVTLMDSLMVWYSSGTQWFQLSQVGLRLLLGFMAQEDPEVCAMATAKLNGILQTKEISSQDEACYLLGKVEGILRRSVQEQTEETYSFLVPLLRTLLSKVHRLLYMELHLPQLPDTNGSPSFFEDFQLYCNSPEWRVYLDKYIIPYMKQYEIEMFSQGHETMALYWKECYEAFMVSLHKRERERGESKIRFQEQFVEPFSRRSRQENLRYNSMLKQQHSQNSAIIRQWKAARRGLVCERGPWADRQQDEMHWRVSSAENYSRMRLKLVRNYNFDPHREASALRDNLGVHQQRVNPESLLLEAVKQVKVSDLEDDILELPEEDPAAASNQVEADDAGQKEKLVLLEDCELVTVVDVVLGRLEVTTQHIYFYDSSQEKEEGVGHDFKWPLSQIREVHLRRYNLRRSALEIFLIDQTNYFLNFKKEVRNKVYSRMLMLRSLSLYGTRSPQELLKASGLTQKWVNREISNFDYLMQLNTIAGRTYNDLAQYPVFPWILADYTSEELDLSDPRVFRDLSKPVAVLNERNAKAVREKYESFEDPTGTIDRFHYGTHYSNAAGVMHYLIRVEPFTSLHIQLQSGRFDCADRQFHSIPATWQTLMDNPNDVKELIPEFFYFPEFLENQNGFDLGRLQISKERVNDVVLPKWAKSPEDFIYKHRKALESENVSAHLHEWIDLIFGYKQKGPAAVEALNVFYYCTYEGAVDLDAITDEKERKAVEGMINNFGQTPCQLLKEPHPVRLSQEEVEKRKAQLDSCPFSMFEHLSDLKSFFVEGISDNIPLVKVVVPKNQSHSFITQGSPDTMVTVSQNCLVGTHGWLPYNKNISNYFTFIKDPTVSNTKTQRLLSGPFAPGVEVTAGLFVASHDGKLLFSGGHWDNSIRVTSLVKGKTVGQHIRHMDIVTCLSTDHCGIHLISGSRDTTCMVWQVLQQGGAPVGLHPKPVQVLYGHTDEVVSVSISSELDMAVSGSRDGTVIIHTVRRGQYMRCLRPPCDSSLPLSILHLAVSWEGHLLVHTCVEGKATLKDKNALHLYSVNGKHLRSEPLKEQVTDMCVSGEYVVIGSEQGYLSIRDLYSLSLCAEPMAMRVPVRCVSVTKEQSHVLVGLEDGKLIIVGVGKPAEMRSGQITRKLWGSSKRLTQISSGETVYDTTTADPSQSLSP; the protein is encoded by the exons ATGGCCTCCAAGGAGAGACTGTATGAGGTCTGGATGCTCTACTGCACCAAG AGGGATCCGGACTACTTGAAGCTATGGCTGGAGATTTTCATCAGCTCCTATGAGCGATGCCTCGACGTGGACTTCGAAAAGCCACCTTCAAG GCCAGAGGAGCTCCCCCCGGTGTTAACGCTCCTCCCAGACAACATCCTGCAGGTTTTGCGccaccagctgctgcagtgCGTCCAGAAAGCCTCCGATGGCCTGGAGCCTGAGCAGCAAAACCTGGCGCTGCTGCTACTAAAgttcctcatcatcatctgcaG GAACCTGTCCAACGTGGAAGAAATTGGCACTTGCTCGTACATCAATCACATCATCACCATGACAACACTTTATATTCAGCAG CTGAAGAGTAAGACCAAAGAGAAGGAGATGGCCGACCAGAGTCAGGCGGAAGAGTTCGTCCGTCATGCGCTGGCGTTCTGCGAGAGCCTCTACGACCCGTACCGCAACTGGAGACATCGAACATGCGG gGAACAGCTGGGTACAGTAGAGAGGAGCAGGCAGAAGTACAAAGCAGCGCCACTCACTGTTGAGTTTGTTCCTTTCTTTTACC AGTGCTTCCAGGAGAGCGAACACCTGAAGGAGAGTTTGAAATGCTGCCTGCTGCACCTGTTTGGAGCCATAGTGGCTGGTGATCAG AGGAACGCCCTCCTTGCCATCTCCCCGGCCACCATGGAGGTGCTGATGCGGGTGCTGGCCGACTGCTCCATGGGCAGCTGCTCGTCGGACGAGGGCGAGGACTGGGACAGCGAGGCCCCCGACCGCAAGGCCCTGCTGACCCTGGGCTGCCTGAGGGAGGTGGTGCAGCGCCTCCTGGCCTCCAGCTCCGACCAGCGGCAGGTGGAGATCGCCTCCGTGCTGGAGAACTACTTCAAGCTGCTCAACTCGGACCCGGCGGCCGTCGTCGCCgcccggcagcagcagcagcagcaagccAAGGGGCGAGTGCAGACGCTGGGTCGACACTGGGAGACTCGTTTCGTGGCGCTGCAAGTAAACATGCTAG ACACTATCAGGGACATGTTCCTGTGTTCGGACAGGCCAGTACTCCAAGCCATCTTCCTCAACAGCAACTGCTTCGAGCATTTGACGCGGCTGCTGCAGAACAGCAAG gtgtttCAAGGGCGACTAGACTCCCTTGCTGTAGCAACCATCAAAGCCCTGACGACAGTCATGCACAAATCTCCAGCTGCAAAG GAGGTTTTTAAGGAAAGGATTGGTTACAATCACCTGTACGAAGTGCTCATCTCTCTCGGGCAGCCATCCCGACACCTTCTTAAAGAGCTGATGAACATG GCAGTGGAGGGTGAGCACTCCTCAGTCGGCCTCCTGGGCATTAGCAACGTGGAGCCTTTGCTGCTGCTCGTCCAGTGGCTCCCAGAGTTGGAGTcatcagagctgcagctcttcacGGCCGATTGGCTGCGCCGCCTCAGCTGCCTCAACCGCCAGACCCGCGCCACCTGTGTCAACGCCGCCATGGTCATGCAGGCTCTGGCAGTGCTGGATCGCCACGAACGACTCCACCGAGCTTGCGCCGAAAGCCTGCTGGGACTCGTGGGCTCGCTCGGCTCCCAGTCCCTGAGCGCCAGGGAACTGCTGGGACTCCTGCGCCTCCTCAGGCCTCCGGAGCCGAGCCAAGCGCATCCGCACGTAGGTCCCGCCTTGAGAGCCCTCCTGGCCATGGTACGCAAGCAGGGCCTGGAGTGTGCCATGCAGTACTTCGACTTGTCACCGAGCATGGCGGGAATTGTAGTTCCAACAGTGCAGCGTTGGCCGGGGTCTGCGTTCAGCTTCCTCGCTTGGTTGTCGctggaccaggaccagctgGGCCCACTCAGTAAAGACAAGAGGAAACAGCTCTACAG cttttttaCCCCTGGTGGGACGGGGTTTGAGGCCTTTATTAGCTCCGCTGGTGTGCTGGTGGTGGCAGTGTGCACAAAGAAGGAGTACGTCACCGTCATGCTACCCGACTACTGCTTCTGTGACTCACTCTGG CACAGCATCGGTGTGGTGCACGTACCTGGAAAGAGGCCGTTCGGCCAGAGTCTTGTCTACATTTATGTGGATGGACAACAGAAACTGTCTGCCCCCCTCAAGTACCCCACCATGACCGAG CCGTTTACCTCCTGCTGCATCGGCTCGGCCGGCCACCGCACCACCACCCCTCCGCCCTCCCAGATCCCCgaccctcccttctcctccgcCACCACGCCCACCACCCGCTCCTCGCTGGGCGGCATCCTGTCGCCGCAGACCTGGGGAGGGCTGCTCGGGGGGAAGCCCGAGTCCGTGACTAAGCTGATTTCGGCGGGGACCCAAGACAGCGAGTGGGGAAGCCCCACGTCCCTGCAGGGCCAGCTGGGAAGCGTGATGGTGTTTCACGAGCCCCTGCAGCAAAACCACATAAAAGCCATCTGTAGCGCCG GTCCAAACTGTATCTCCCCATTTAAAACCCAGGAATCAGAACTCGGTGATCTATCCAccaaactgctgctgcactaCTCACCTAAG GCGTGCAGAAACcccatctgtctggatctgtCTCCGAACATGCTGCACGGACGCCTGACGGGGAACAAAGTCGTCAACTGGGACATCAAG GACATGATTAACTGCGTGGGCGGCCTGCCGGTGCTCTTCCCCATCCTGGAGCAGCTGGCTCTGGTGACTCCGGACCAACAGGGCAGCGACCCTGCAGCCGGGTCAGACTTCATCACCCCTGATGTGACCACACCTGCTGATGGAGACTGGGTCATCCTCCCATCTAACAGGGCTTCAG AGGCTCGTCTGGAGAAGAATCTAGTGGCCACTTTCCTGTTAGTGTTGAAGCATTTCCTGCAGAGGCACCCGATCAACCAGGAGACTCTGCTCCACTCGCACGGCGTCGGGACTCTGGGAGCTCTGCTGCAGAAG CTGCCGGCAGGTCACGCGGACGTCAGCGTGCTGGTTGCCATGCAGCTGCTGATAGAGCAGGTGACGTACGAGAAGAACCAggcgctgctgcagcagcttcacacACATCTGCTGTTCaacttcaacatctggaacaaggGAGACTTCCCTCTGCGCATAG GTCACATCCAGTACATGTCCACTGTCATCAAGGACAACCGGAAGCAGTTCAGGAAAAAATATGGGGTTCAGTTTCTGTTGGACACCATGCGCCTTTACTATGG GAAGAACACTAGCAAGGAGGGAGACCTGAGCGAGGACGACATTCGCACCATCCGCGCGTCCTTGTGCGGCCTCATCAAGTACTACATCAGCAAGGGCATGTCCCATGAGGAGATGCAGAGCATTCTGGGATACATCGCCGCCATCGGGGATGAAGACCAG ctttGTGGGGTCCTGGAGTTGTTACTCAGCCTTCTTCAGACCTGTCCGACCAGAGACCAGCTCGTCCTGCTCCTCTTCGAGCCCGCCGCCGCCGACTCGAGTTACGCGCTCCTTCTGAATAACAAACACTCGGATCGTCTCCGGGAGCTCGTCTTCAAG CTGTTTGAGCGGATGTTGCGCTGCGACCGCGTCTACGAGAAGAACAAGCAGCGGCTGCGGCTGAGGGAGGCGGGCTACGCCGGGCTCTCGCTGCTCTTCTCCGAGCTTCTCATCACTCCCACCCTGATCCGCTGCCTCCTCAACCAGGTCCTCCACACAG atcaCGTGGTGAACTACAAGGACCTGATGGCTCTGGTCCAGATCACTCATCGAACCGGACCGAACGTACGCCTCATCGTCTGCAAGAGG GTGTACCAGCTGCTACAGTCCCAACAGGAGGCTGCCGTCCAGATCTCAAGGCAGCAGTGTTGGCAGGACACCCTCATGCGTCTCTACCTGAGGGGCGACGGCGCGTTGCCGCTGCGCAACTCCGACAGCATCAGCACATGCAGCCTGGAGCTGAGCCGAACCAGCGTCGGCAGCACCAACAACCGGCTCGAGCTCCCGCTGGAGAGGAGGACGCGGGCCGGCAGCTCGGGCCGCTTGGACCGGCTGGACGACGACCGGATCAGCATCGGCGACACCCGCTCCGTGGACAGCCTGGATAACGGCGACGTCATCTCGCTGCTGGACACGCCGTCGTCCTCCGCCTCCAccgagccgccgccgccgccgccaccgcagcagcagcagcacgtcAAGCCCTGGGTGGTGGGAAAGTCGGGCGGCTTGACGCTGGATCTGTCCCACCTTCAGGCCTATGAGGGCGTGGATAGCGGGAGCCAGACTCCCGGGAGCGGGCCCAGCACGCCTTCGCCGCTGGAGAACTCGAAGCCTTTCCCGGGGAGCTCAGGGGATCGAGATGCGACCTCCTCCCTGGCTGAGGACAGCTTTCTCTTCAGTGACAACATCTCACTGGGAGAGTCCTTCAACAACGCTGAG CgggcggaggaggagctgtGCAACATGCTGCTGGAGATCATCCTGTGTGTGATGTGGCGAGGAGTCGAGGGGTCTGATGATTCTGCGTGGCTCGAACGTGGTCAAGTCTTCTCCGCTCTCACCAAACTGGGAACCGCCAAcgagctgctgcttcctgtcgACCAAATAAAGCTCAG TTTAATGGAGCGTATGTTGGAGTGGGCGGTGAGTGATAACCGGGAGGCGTCAGCTGCTACTTTGCCACAGCACACGGAGAACGCGGTGCGGCTGCTTCACATGGTACAAGACTTCCTGCAGGCGGAGGGCCTGGTCAACCCGGCGCTGTGGACGGAGAAGGTGCTGGAAGAGACTGTGACGTTGATGGACAGTCTCATGGTGTGGTACTCTTCAGGCACGCAGTGGTTCCAGCTCTCCCAAGTTGGACTGAGACTGCTCCTGGGCTTCATGGCGCAGGAAGACCCCGAG GTGTGCGCCATGGCCACTGCCAAGCTAAACGGCATCCTGCAGACCAAAGAGATCTCCAGCCAGGACGAGGCCTGCTACCTGCTGGGGAAGGTGGAGGGGATCCTGCGGCGCTCTGTTCAGGAGCAAACAGAGGAGACGTACTCCTTCCTGGTTCCACTGCTGCGAACGCTGCTCTCTAAAGTCCACCGCCTCCTCTACATGGAGCTGCACCTGCCGCAACTCCCCGACACCAACGGAAGTCCGTCCTTCTTCGAGGACTTCCAGCTGTACTGCAACTCACCTGAGTGGCGCGTCTACCTCGACAAATAC ATTATCCCATACATGAAGCAATACGAAATCGAGATGTTCAGCCAGGGTCACGAGACCATGGCTCTGTATTGGAAAGAGTGCTACGAGGCCTTTATGGTCAGCTTGCACAAGAGAGAGCGTGAGCGGGGCGAGAGCAAGATCCGCTTCCAG gaGCAATTTGTGGAGCCTTTCTCCCGCCGCAGCCGCCAGGAAAACCTGCGCTACAACAGCATgttaaagcagcagcacagccagAACAGCGCCATCATCAGGCAGTGGAAGGCAGCGCGGCGGGGTCTGGTGTGTGAGAGAGGGCCCTGGGCTGACAG GCAGCAGGATGAGATGCACTGGAGGGTGTCGAGTGCTGAGAACTACTCCCGAATGAGGCTGAAGCTGGTCCGTAATTACAACTTTGATCCACACCGGGAGGCGAGCGCTCTGAGAGACAACCTGG GTGTCCATCAGCAGCGTGTAAACCCAgagtctctgctgctggaggctgTGAAGCAAGTCAAAGTCAGCGACCTGGAAGATGACATCCTGGAGCTCCCAGAGGAGGACCCTGCTGCTGCCAGCAACCA GGTTGAAGCGGACGATGCGGGCCAGAAGGAGAAACTGGTGTTGTTGGAGGACTGTGAGCTGGTGACGGTGGTGGACGTAGTCCTTGGACGCCTGGAAGTCACCACGCAACACATCTACTTCTACGACAGCAgccaggagaaagaggagg GTGTGGGACACGACTTCAAATGGCCCCTGTCTCAGATTCGAGAGGTCCACCTCAGACGGTACAACCTGCGGCGCTCTGCTCTGGAGATCTTCCTCATCGACCAGACCAATTATTTCCTCAACTTTAAAAAAGAG GTGAGGAACAAGGTGTACAGCCGCATGTTGATGCTACGTTCCCTCAGCCTCTATGGAACCCGTTCTCCCCAGGAGCTGCTCAAGGCCTCCGGACTCACACAG AAATGGGTGAACCGGGAGATTTCCAACTTCGACTACTTGATGCAGCTCAACACCATCGCAGGCAGAACGTACAACGACCTGGCTCAGTATCCAGTG TTTCCCTGGATTCTGGCCGACTACACCTCAGAGGAGCTGGACCTGTCTGATCCGAGGGTATTCAGGGACTTGTCGAAGCCGGTGGCCGTGCTTAACGAGCGCAATGCCAAAGCCGTTAGAGAGAA GTATGAGAGTTTCGAAGATCCAACAGGCACTATTGACCGGTTCCATTACGGCACCCACTACTCGAATGCTGCAGGGGTCATGCACTACCTGATCAGAGTGGAGCCCTTCACCTCGCTGCACATCCAGCTGCAGAGTGGACG ATTTGACTGCGCCGACCGGCAGTTTCACTCCATCCCAGCGACTTGGCAGACCCTCATGGACAACCCCAACGACGTCAAGGAGCTCATCCCCGAGTTCTTCTACTTCCCAGAGTTTCTGGAGAACCAAAACG GTTTCGATCTGGGCCGCCTGCAGATCTCCAAGGAAAGGGTTAATGATGTTGTTCTGCCTAAATGGGCCAAGTCCCCCGAGGACTTCATCTACAAGCACCGCAAAGCTCTG GAGTCGGAGAACGTGTCGGCCCACCTTCACGAGTGGATCGATCTGATCTTCGGTTACAAACAGAAGGGCCCTGCAGCGGTTGAGGCTCTCAACGTCTTCTACTACTGCACGTATGAAG GGGCGGTGGACTTGGACGCCATCACCGACGAAAAGGAGCGTAAAGCTGTCGAAGGCATGATCAACAACTTCGGTCAGACGCCGTGCCAGTTACTCAAG GAGCCCCACCCGGTGCGTCTGTCTCAGGAAGAAGTGGAGAAGAGGAAGGCTCAGCTGGACTCGTGTCCTTTCAGCATGTTCGAACACCTCAGCGATCTCAAGTCCTTCTTCGTTGAG GGCATCAGCGACAACATCCCGCTGGTAAAGGTGGTGGTGCCTAAGAATCAGTCCCATTCTTTCATCACTCAGGGGAGCCCTGACACCATG GTGACAGTGAGTCAGAACTGCCTGGTCGGGACCCATGGGTGGCTCCCTTACAACAAGAACATCTCCAACTACTTCACCTTCATTAAAGACCCCACGGTTTCCAACACCAA AACTCAGCGTCTCCTGTCGGGACCCTTCGCCCCAGGCGTGGAGGTCACGGCGGGGCTGTTCGTGGCCTCGCACGACGGGAAGCTGCTCTTCAGCGGCGGCCACTGGGACAACAGCATTCGCGTCACGTCGCTGGTCAAGGGCAAGACTGTGGGACAGCACATCAGACACATGG ACATCGTGACCTGCTTATCAACAGACCACTGCGGCATCCACCTGATCTCTGGCTCCAGAGACACAACCTGCATGGTGTGGCAGGTTCTGCAGCAG GGTGGAGCTCCCGTGGGTCTCCATCCCAAACCGGTCCAGGTCTTGTACGGACACACGGATGAGGTGGTGAGCGTGAGCATCAGCTCGGAGCTGGATATGGCTGTGTCCGGATCACGG gaCGGGACAGTGATCATCCACACGGTGCGTCGGGGTCAGTACATGCGCTGCTTGCGGCCGCCGTGCGACAGCTCCCTGCCGCTTTCCATCCTTCACCTGGCCGTGTCCTGGGAGGGACACCTGCTGGTTCACACCTGCGTGGAGGGCAAAGCGACTCTTAAG GATAAAAACGCCCTCCACCTTTACTCTGTGAACGGGAAGCACCTCCGCAGTGAGCCTCTGAAGGAGCAGGTCACAGATATGTGCGTGTCGGGGGAGTACGTCGTCATCGGCAGCGAGCAGGGATACCTGTCCATCCGGGACCTCTACAG CCTGTCTCTGTGCGCCGAGCCCATGGCCATGCGCGTCCCGGTGCGCTGCGTCTCCGTCACCAAGGAGCAGAGCCACGTCCTGGTGGGCCTGGAGGACGGCAAGCTGATCATCGTGGGCGTGGGCAAGCCGGCGGAG ATGCGTTCGGGCCAGATCACACGGAAGCTGTGGGGCTCCAGCAAGAGGCTGACTCAGATCTCCTCGGGGGAGACGGTGTACGACACGACCACAGCCGACCCGTCCCAGTCCCTGAGCCCCTGA